The genomic DNA ccttgaggccaaaaattaagatggctgccattttttaacgagtgggagttgggacaaaaaaattgttttttttttttttttttggcaatatcaacaattggtgaaaaaatcagcaaaatctgtgatcatgtggtggaaccctctggttgatttgagatggaatcacccacacacatgtattccgtcttgctgcggctaaccttcattcctctgctttccagagcatacctccacctctccaaattttcctccacctgttccctgctctcgctacagagcacaatgtcatctgcaaacatcatagtccatggagactcctgtcttacctcatctgtcatcctgtccatcaccagagcaaacaaaaaggggcttagggccgatccttgatgcagacccacctccactttgaactcttctgtcacacctacagcacatcttaccactgtcttacagctctcatacatgtcctgcaccactctaacatacttctctgccactccagacttcctcatacaataccacagctcctctcttggcaccctgtcatacgctttctctaaatctaaaatcagtgttactgtatgattatggtaatgttatggctgattggtatatgtacagtataatgattaACATTAACCTCAGGAATCCATTTGTGAAACATAGTTGCATAACGTGTGTACTACTGACATCACTTTGAAGTTGATGAAGTTAATGAATGTTACCTCAACACAAGACCAGTATTTTTGTTTCTGAGCTTTCCATTTATTTTCGTAATAATTACTTTCTCTCATTTAGGCAATGAATAAATATGGTGTGGATCTCTCTGGGCAAGAAGctggaaataaaaaacagcgaAAACTGAGTGGTGCAGAGCTCCTGTGCCAGCTCAAAGAGAGGGTGAAAATCTCCTCATTAACACCAGAGATGGAGCCCTTTAGTAAATTTAACTGGGCCTCCCAGCTTCCTACTAAACCCTTGACTTCTGTGCTTGGTCCATTTAAAACATGCGCTGTTGTGATGTCTGCAGCTTCCCTGCGAAGATCCGGACTAGGGAAAGAGATTGGTGTGTATGATTAATCTTTAATTAAGAAAACAGTTAAATTCTTTTacactttaataaaactttacacttaaatataattgatcagcaaagaaatttttttatgttttgtttgttagtttatttgttttaaacggaaaataatttattactcTGCCCCTTAACAATACGCTGGGTATTTTATGTACTTCTAATTCTTTTACCTTCTTCTTTAAACTGGCATAAGCAAAATGTTCTCTGCCCTAAAGACTAGGGGTGTAACAATAAACTTCATTTATAACTTGATTTATTTGCTGAATGTTGATGGGAACAattgcagtgggctccaagccaccaTGGCCACAATCATCATTTGTGGATGCACAGCCTTATTTAAAACGTTCCtcccttaaaatgttttactgcggcaaATTTAGAGTCTTAATCACCACATTGTGCTtaatgtcttctgtaaatgtcacagAAGTTTTACGCCTTCGTTcaaaagaaatttcatcaccagtcccagtttgacttgaacgcccctatTTCACGGATAAAGGCTGAATACTATAATAATTCTGGAAAATTGTTTAAATCGaaagaaaaatacttataaCAATGTACTCCCTAACTGAATGAATcaataagttaaaaattaaaagttaaatgtgCGCACAACTTTATTTTAGCCTTATACtggtttttaaatatatgaaacGATATTACAAGACCATGTGAAAAACAACCAAGTTGCATGTTTGGAGGCGGCTACATTTGGTCttttatatacactactgttcaaaagtttggggtcacttgcaaatttgtttttttagtgattcattttctacattctgcaacaatactggggatttcaaagctataaaataacacatatggaattaggtaattacataacaacaacaaaaacaacagttagttgttattttaagacacagaggtcagcctttctgtaatagttcttgcaagaacagtattgtcaagtgcatttgcaaaatccgtcaagcaccataatgaaactggctctcgtgaaggccatcccaggagggcgagaccaaaacccacctctgccgcagacgagaagttcatttagagttatcagcctgaaaaatgaccaattaacagcacctcagattagaggcgttatgaagtctttacagagcataagtagacACATcttaccattaactgttcaaaggagattaatgcattttttcggacgcctttagcattcctttacaatgtagaaagaaataaaaatcaggaaccatcatggagttagaaagtgaccccaaacttttgaacggtagtgtacgaTTGAATATTAGTTAgcatatgtgttttattatGAACATGTCTGACAATTGGCActttttatatgtacatttaacaaCTTTCTAAAAgaccaacaaataaaaaagctcTAGTCATTACAACTGCTGCACTAATGCTGTTATCAACACATAGGAAGTTACCGCGACTTGTTAAACAACTTGATTCCCACTGATAATGATAAACATACTCACCAAAAGAATGGGTGGAAATTCTTTTATGAAACACCATTGTAagacaacgttttttttttttttgtttttttttgtgatggaAGATTTGTCCCTAACTGAATTTGCTGGCaacattgtaaaacaaagtatgattttatgtttattgttttatttgtcaccaaataaaatgatgtgATTATGTATAGATGTGTAATTTTTGCTGCAACTTATTAAACAACTTCACAACGATAAACATATATACCAAAAGAACCAAACCaaagtataaaaatgtataagggATTATGAAGGGAAATGTATAAAGGATTATGAATTCACAAATTAGTAAAACTGCTCATTACTTTTTAGATGCTAAACATTACATTGATTCTATAGAATGGGCTGAGTCTTCTCGGTCCTTTGGCAAACAGGAAATCAGccacttattttaattatatttttttacatttaaacttaggcatttggcaggcgctcttatccagagcgacttacattttttttatttatttattttttttatcttattatacatctgagcagatgagggttaagggccttgctcaagggcccaacagtggcaacttggtggttgtggggtttgaacctgggatcttccgaaccacagtccaatgccttaaccactgagctacccctggcccgggttttagaaaataaaaagaattattaattaaattatatataatatttttttaatatatgtatgtgcaatatatatatatatatatatatatatatatatatattttatttttttttttttttttccccctctccattaaaaaataaaaggtgcTGACCTCCCATGACCTTCCCCCATTCTTTTGGTATGTATGTGTATCGTTGTGAAGTTGTTTAATAAGTTGCAGCAAAAATTCCACATCTATACATAATCACGTCATTTTATTTGgtgacaaataaaacaataaacataaaatgctACGTTCATTTACAGATGGCCATGATGCAGTGGTACGATTCAATTCTGCACCCACTGTGGGCTTTGAGAAAGACGTTGGCTCTAAAACCACAGTGCGCGTGATCAATTCTCAGGTATTTCTAAagtctcaaaagaaaaaaaaaataaaaggaaagataATGTAACATAGGGCAAATTTAATcacagatgttttatttttaggtgaTGGCATCTGAAGATCACCACTTCCTGTCCAGTTCTTTATACAGCAGTGGAACACTAGTGGCCTGGGATCCTGCCCCATTTTCTTCTAAGTTAAATGAGGCAAATATTTTACTTTCTACAAAACCttgttttactttcatttaaaaGCCAATTACTATGGcttgtgtgtatgcgtgtgcgcGCTGTGAAAAGTATTTTCCCCTTcctgtttttgcatttttgtatatttgacacatttaaattattcagatcatccaaaaaattttaatactttCCGAACCTGccaatgtgaaaaagtaattgccccctaaacctaaagCCAAATTTGGCGGGAACAACTGCAACCAAGCGCTTGCAAAAACTGGCCACGAGTTTTGCACaacactgtggaggaattttggcccgctcTTCTTTGCAGTATTGTTTAAGTTTTGCCTCACTGGCGGGCCTTCAAGCACGAACAGCCTGTTTAAGTGTTGAAGGTCATTTCAATTGGGTTTAaatccaaagtgtgtgtgtgtgtgtgtgtgtgtgtgtgtgtaatatgaattaaaaattatACTGTTATATTAGAAGAATTTTTATAGGGATATAAAACATCAGTGGCTTAATGGTGTTATTTAGAATTCCACAGAGTGATGGTTCACCCTGAGTAATGAACTCACCCTGAGCCTGCTGGTTCTAGTGCAAATGTTCCTGGAGGAACAGAGGTGAAACAGTTTGTGACTGGGATGGGTGAAGTTACTGTATGTACTCCACAAGACATTTGCCTGTGGTGTAGATCTTCACTGGCTGTGTTGTGTTGGGTGTTTTTCTCACTACTCTTTGTTGGGCTTTTATAATTTGGCATTTGAAATATTATGCAAGTGCTAGCAAGCAATCCTAAGTTACAGCTGTTTGAATAATTTAAGCTTCACTTTACTAGAACTAATAGGCCATTTTGCATACATTTCTCGAGATATTAATTTGCTAATACTAGGACTAGTTTTCAGGAATAGGTTTTGCATTTTACTGGGCAGGGCTAACtctttataattttctttattagTTGTATAGTTATTCTCTGTGTAGCTGTTACGCAGTTATAGTTATAGTTTAGGAGGAAAATGAACTATGAtgtgaataatttaaataatgggAATAAATCAAAAAGCTCTGATTTATAATCTTTACTGAAAATTCTGTGTGAAGTTTTGGTGAAATAGTTTTTATTGTCATGAATACAAGAACAATGTagttaaatgaatgaaaattctttttttttttttttttttagtggtaCAACAAGACAGATTATCCAATATTTAAACAGTATCAGCAGTACAGACAGCTGCATCCTCAACAGCTGTTTTATATCATACATCCCAGCATGCAGTGGCAGATATGGAAGCTTCTACATGACAACATGGCTGAGCCAATTCAGAAGAACCCACCTTCCTCAGGCCTGATAGGTATGTGAGGTTCAGTTTTTACAGGTACTTAAAGTAACTGACACtgacaaaacagaaaaatagcAGCTTAGTTTTTGGCTATTTATGTAGTTCTCTCATAATGACAAATGCTAAAGGCCTTAGTTACAAACTTATGttagacacacacaaaatcctTAACCTCAAGTCATCATTTTTCGTAGATTTTCGTATAATTGGTAAATGTTCTATCTGTTTGAATTAAAGATGACACTAGATGCTAGTGTTATCTTACACTAGATGAATATAGCCTTCTGTTAGTATACCAGTACTACCATTACACCCTCTAgccttacatttttaatatattaatctgGGTATTATTTCACACAGACCATTACTTCACATTACAACATTTCTTCAGTACATGGGCAGATATGGTTGTTCATCCAAAACATTAACAAGACCTTCATATtaataaaatcagaaaatattCAGTATTGCACAATCACCATTCTGTAAAGACACCTTCTGTTTCTCCTAGGGACAGTACTAATGATGTCAGTATGCGACGTGGTCCATGTCTACGAGTTCTTACCCTCACGGCGCAAAACCGACATCTGCCACTACTATCAGAACTTTAGAGATGCAGCCTGCACCTTGGGTGCCTACCACCCTCTACTCTACGAGAAGAACCTGGTGAAAAGGATGAACCGAGGTTCTGACCAAGAAATTTACAACTATGGCAGGGTGTCTCTGCCtggatttaaaacttttaactgTACACAGACTTCAAACt from Clarias gariepinus isolate MV-2021 ecotype Netherlands chromosome 19, CGAR_prim_01v2, whole genome shotgun sequence includes the following:
- the LOC128507940 gene encoding beta-galactoside alpha-2,6-sialyltransferase 1-like, with the protein product MGYKVTGATMDRVSVLWRLRRRARRGVLCMALFCMTMAVLYTLCAENSVPVTDAIFGVRARTRAQPRAHAVVKVLRGAGGSKPMYVDPQKLPGVIPGDPQKPIPVLSSLNYSMDTSQKEQHLENKEKKHHGLLSGLLGRPFKSVLETLLGGRKKADVDSFFENKGVGGEIWNDEMSINMLDKRLKKVAQNYQAMNKYGVDLSGQEAGNKKQRKLSGAELLCQLKERVKISSLTPEMEPFSKFNWASQLPTKPLTSVLGPFKTCAVVMSAASLRRSGLGKEIDGHDAVVRFNSAPTVGFEKDVGSKTTVRVINSQVMASEDHHFLSSSLYSSGTLVAWDPAPFSSKLNEWYNKTDYPIFKQYQQYRQLHPQQLFYIIHPSMQWQIWKLLHDNMAEPIQKNPPSSGLIGTVLMMSVCDVVHVYEFLPSRRKTDICHYYQNFRDAACTLGAYHPLLYEKNLVKRMNRGSDQEIYNYGRVSLPGFKTFNCTQTSNFKMKY